The following coding sequences are from one Mytilus trossulus isolate FHL-02 chromosome 8, PNRI_Mtr1.1.1.hap1, whole genome shotgun sequence window:
- the LOC134680730 gene encoding uncharacterized protein LOC134680730 codes for MEMCIDFDEFFAKYDLGSLKEKFLENEFSSFLALTEVSDDDLKEIGVKAMGKRKQFLAAIKDVTRKSLQVENRIIDVANKSKTEFHQDRIDTVVDIEMPKLSEPKPRSNEPPSKRRLDVQFEEDEFSCTPKKQSGSTSSTPSSSLKNWLVSPINPDKILESKKIHLYTEVEVKKVYGLRRKKMEFMNNKLRELMKDPNIRAKNKTIIMGMAEVSWDHFSAIDAKIDIIQVDSLMKALENRGSKYNEKQTKTIKKDSERLNRAQSDIKVQLHRIKMAKETSYSSEQEKFSRITQNEEELVKMQHELQKATDALRKACGVKILELSQILQSLEEKEAEDSNTFLFSQESTDEEIEENIINDMKNSCEGVNVSDDNE; via the exons atggAGATGTGTATAGATTTTGATGAATTCTTTGCAAAATATGACCTTGGAAGTTTGAAAGAAAAGTTTCtagaaaatgaattttcaagttttttggCATTGACTGAGGTTTCAGATGATGATCTTAAGGAAATTGGTGTGAAGGCAATGGGcaaaagaaaacagtttcttGCTGCAATCAAAGATGTTACCAGAAAATCTTTGCAGG tGGAGAATAGGATAATAGATGTTGCCAACAAATCCAAGACAGAATTTCATCAGGATAGAATTGATACAGTTGTTGACATTGAAATGCCAAAACTAAGTGAGCCTAAACCAAGATCCAATGAACCACCCTCTAAGAGAAGACTTGATGTTCAAT TTGAAGAAGATGAATTTTCCTGTACACCTAAAAAGCAGTCTGGAAGTACAAGCAGCACACCAAGCTCAAG tttaaaaaattgGTTGGTTTCTCCAATTAATCCAGACAAGATATTGGAATCAAAGAAAATCCATCTGTATACAGAAGTGGAGGTAAAAAAAGTGTATGGgctaagaagaaaaaaaatggaatttatgaACAATAAACTGAGAGAACTCATGAAAGATCCTAATATAAGAGCTAAAAACAAGACAATTATAATGGGAATGGCAGAAGTTTCATGGGACCATTTTAGTGCAATAGATGCAAAGATAGACATTATACAGGTTGACTCATTGATGAAGGCACTAGAAAACAGAGGCtctaaatataatgaaaaacaaactaagacaataaaaaaagattcaGAGAGATTGAATAGAGCCCAGAGCGACATAAAAGTCCAGCTACACAGGATTAAGATGGCAAAAGAAACTTCCTATTCAAGTGAACAGGAAAAGTTCTCCAGAATAACTCAGAATGAAGAGGAGCTCGTAAAAATGCAGCATGAGCTTCAGAAAGCCACTGATGCATTAAGGAAGGCTTGTGGGGTGAAAATTCTGGAATTAAGTCAAATTCTCCAGTCTTTGGAAGAAAAAGAAGCAGAGGACTCAAATACATTTCTGTTTTCTCAAGAATCAACTGATGAGGAAATTGaggaaaatattataaatgacatGAAAAACTCTTGTGAAGGTGTTAATGTCAGTGATGATAACGAatag